One segment of Gasterosteus aculeatus chromosome 3, fGasAcu3.hap1.1, whole genome shotgun sequence DNA contains the following:
- the dusp12 gene encoding dual specificity protein phosphatase 12 isoform X2 — MLLVDAGLFIGTVADLSDITALHNSAVTHILSVDSEKPAPLGPADGGFHRKWVNVLDEVTSDLLSHMDDCFLFIQEAVDGGGAALVHWVNCGFEEQLCLYEVLLWEVDTSGPLYKQYRLTKLTEKYPELQHVPRELFAVDPAHCSSSEASYRCRKCRRSLFRGSSILSHPVGEGAPAFGHRKSGSSSGGDVRCTSYFIEPVQWMEASLLGVMAGQLLCPKCRSKLGSFSWCGDRCSCGCWVTPAFQLHRNRVDEIRQLNTQT; from the exons ATGCTCCTGGTGGACGCCGGTCTGTTCATCGGCACTGTGGCCGACCTCAGTGATATCACGGCATTGCACAACTCAGCCGTCACTCACATCCTGTCCGTGGACTCTGAGAAGCCCGCCCCTCTGGGTCCTGCTGATGGGGGCTTCCACAGGAAGTGGGTCAATGTTCTGGATGAGGTGACATCTGACCTCCTGAGTCACATGGACGACTGCTTCCTGTTCATTCAGGAGGCTGTggatggaggcggagctgcACTCGTTCACTG GGTCAACTGTGGTTTTGAGGAGCAGTTGTGTCTCTACGAGGTCCTGCTGTGGGAAGTGGACACCTCTGGTCCTCTGTACAAACAGTACAGACTGACCAAGCTCACGGAGAAGTACCCTG agctGCAGCACGTTCCCAGAGAGCTCTTTGCCGTCGACCCGGCCCACTGCAGCTCCTCAGAGGCGTCCTATCGCTGCAGGAAGTGCAG acgATCCCTGTTCCGTGGCTCCAGTATCCTCAGTCACCCAGTAGGAGAAGGAGCGCCTGCCTTTGGCCACAGGAAGTCCGGTAGCAGCAGCGGCG GAGACGTCCGGTGCACGTCCTATTTCATCGAACCTGTGCAGTGGATGGAAGCGTCTTTACTCGGAGTGATGGCGGGACAG CTGCTGTGTCCGAAGTGTCGCTCTAAGCTGGGCTCGTTCAGCTGGTGTGGTGACCGGTGTTCGTGTGGCTGCTGGGTCACTCCCGCCTTCCAGCTGCACCGCAACCGAGTGGACGAGATCCGACAGCTCAACACGCAGACGTGA
- the dusp12 gene encoding dual specificity protein phosphatase 12 isoform X1 — MLLVDAGLFIGTVADLSDITALHNSAVTHILSVDSEKPAPLGPADGGFHRKWVNVLDEVTSDLLSHMDDCFLFIQEAVDGGGAALVHCQAGRSRSATIITAYLMKRYQLGFSEAYHRLKTAKPDVQVNCGFEEQLCLYEVLLWEVDTSGPLYKQYRLTKLTEKYPELQHVPRELFAVDPAHCSSSEASYRCRKCRRSLFRGSSILSHPVGEGAPAFGHRKSGSSSGGDVRCTSYFIEPVQWMEASLLGVMAGQLLCPKCRSKLGSFSWCGDRCSCGCWVTPAFQLHRNRVDEIRQLNTQT; from the exons ATGCTCCTGGTGGACGCCGGTCTGTTCATCGGCACTGTGGCCGACCTCAGTGATATCACGGCATTGCACAACTCAGCCGTCACTCACATCCTGTCCGTGGACTCTGAGAAGCCCGCCCCTCTGGGTCCTGCTGATGGGGGCTTCCACAGGAAGTGGGTCAATGTTCTGGATGAGGTGACATCTGACCTCCTGAGTCACATGGACGACTGCTTCCTGTTCATTCAGGAGGCTGTggatggaggcggagctgcACTCGTTCACTG TCAGGCGGGTCGGAGCCGCAGTGCCACCATCATCACTGCTTATCTAATGAAAAGATACCAGCTGGGCTTCAGCGAGGCTTACCACAGACTGAAGACCGCCAAACCGGACgtaca GGTCAACTGTGGTTTTGAGGAGCAGTTGTGTCTCTACGAGGTCCTGCTGTGGGAAGTGGACACCTCTGGTCCTCTGTACAAACAGTACAGACTGACCAAGCTCACGGAGAAGTACCCTG agctGCAGCACGTTCCCAGAGAGCTCTTTGCCGTCGACCCGGCCCACTGCAGCTCCTCAGAGGCGTCCTATCGCTGCAGGAAGTGCAG acgATCCCTGTTCCGTGGCTCCAGTATCCTCAGTCACCCAGTAGGAGAAGGAGCGCCTGCCTTTGGCCACAGGAAGTCCGGTAGCAGCAGCGGCG GAGACGTCCGGTGCACGTCCTATTTCATCGAACCTGTGCAGTGGATGGAAGCGTCTTTACTCGGAGTGATGGCGGGACAG CTGCTGTGTCCGAAGTGTCGCTCTAAGCTGGGCTCGTTCAGCTGGTGTGGTGACCGGTGTTCGTGTGGCTGCTGGGTCACTCCCGCCTTCCAGCTGCACCGCAACCGAGTGGACGAGATCCGACAGCTCAACACGCAGACGTGA